In a single window of the Streptomyces sp. NBC_01298 genome:
- a CDS encoding LuxR C-terminal-related transcriptional regulator — protein MSEREISITPDTSRLTETELHTYRKALQGEELPANEPGLASLLERAVLLPNTHQTGTYVPAHPGYLQTQLTTAVLNVLTEARDALAGIPAHVRELEAEQERFNHSPGPVGTLLLNSIPDVNAETIRTIQGAEFEILTSQPGYRKPRVLKGALPRDLQAAQRGVTVRTIYRTSGRSNSTQRDWVAVMTHAGAQVRTLGEDFLRLIIVDRKHAFFEVYGEDGAVQMETAAWYTQDRGVCALLAAHFHQQWERADPWVPEEGEGAAGPEEDTKTTKVQRTILRGIVAGKSYATIGQLLGYSERTVTSHVSTLREALGMNSVAQVTHWWATSPERLLP, from the coding sequence ATGTCAGAACGGGAAATATCGATCACGCCCGACACGTCCCGGCTGACCGAGACGGAACTTCACACCTATCGGAAGGCCTTGCAGGGAGAAGAACTGCCCGCCAACGAACCAGGCCTCGCGTCGCTCCTCGAGCGCGCGGTCCTGCTCCCCAACACCCACCAGACAGGCACATACGTCCCTGCGCACCCGGGGTACCTGCAGACACAGCTGACCACGGCCGTCCTCAATGTATTGACCGAGGCGCGAGACGCGCTGGCCGGCATTCCCGCCCACGTGCGCGAGCTCGAAGCCGAGCAGGAGCGGTTCAACCACAGCCCCGGCCCGGTCGGCACCCTACTTCTGAACTCCATTCCGGATGTCAACGCCGAGACCATCCGCACCATCCAGGGTGCCGAGTTCGAGATCCTCACCTCACAGCCGGGCTACCGGAAGCCCCGAGTGCTCAAGGGCGCCCTTCCGCGGGACCTGCAGGCAGCTCAACGCGGGGTGACGGTGCGGACGATCTACAGGACGAGCGGACGCTCCAACTCGACCCAGCGGGATTGGGTGGCGGTCATGACACACGCCGGCGCCCAGGTCCGCACCCTCGGCGAAGACTTCCTGCGGTTGATCATCGTGGACCGGAAGCACGCATTCTTCGAGGTCTACGGGGAGGACGGCGCAGTCCAGATGGAGACGGCCGCCTGGTACACGCAAGACCGCGGCGTGTGCGCCCTTCTCGCAGCTCACTTTCATCAGCAGTGGGAGCGAGCCGATCCATGGGTGCCGGAGGAGGGCGAAGGCGCCGCCGGGCCCGAGGAAGACACGAAGACGACAAAGGTACAGAGGACGATCCTGCGGGGCATCGTTGCGGGCAAGAGCTACGCCACCATCGGCCAGCTCCTCGGGTACAGCGAACGCACCGTGACCTCCCATGTCTCGACACTGCGCGAAGCCTTGGGCATGAACTCTGTGGCCCAGGTCACCCATTGGTGGGCGACGTCCCCCGAACGACTGCTGCCATAG
- a CDS encoding helix-turn-helix domain-containing protein encodes MNAGTKTGAPAVDDDLAAEMRAQRLRNLIVGRREFLNLRQEEVADRLEMSARNYGNWERGVVKEWTDDKLFQLAEALEMTEFQTVRLFLIAVDRLPDTRPIGGRGCVEGPSLDAFLYDYAAMMEALSLPTFLIDHRWEIKSANAAYRELFRGMGHHPSAMPSSNFLRFGLFHPDAPAILVDYRNWQLSMLAQLATSLERYDQDINLRRLRRDVHLDPALREAYLDDMQTWVLGAGADLVHHEGTARIIRHPDPVIGLQSCRLVEETPRALQARGLARITLVLTELDTEGAAELMGPRHAPCGV; translated from the coding sequence TTGAACGCCGGGACGAAGACCGGGGCACCTGCAGTGGACGACGACCTTGCCGCGGAAATGCGGGCCCAGCGCCTGCGAAACCTGATCGTGGGCCGGCGCGAGTTCCTCAACCTCCGTCAGGAGGAAGTAGCTGACCGCCTCGAAATGAGTGCGCGAAACTACGGAAACTGGGAGCGCGGAGTCGTCAAGGAATGGACTGACGACAAGCTCTTCCAGCTGGCGGAAGCACTGGAGATGACCGAGTTCCAGACCGTCCGCCTGTTCCTCATCGCGGTCGACCGGCTTCCCGATACGCGCCCGATAGGCGGGCGCGGATGCGTGGAAGGCCCGTCACTGGACGCGTTCCTCTACGACTACGCAGCAATGATGGAAGCCCTTTCCCTGCCGACGTTCCTCATCGACCACCGCTGGGAAATCAAGTCGGCCAATGCCGCGTACCGAGAGCTCTTCCGCGGCATGGGCCACCACCCATCGGCAATGCCGTCCAGCAACTTCCTGCGGTTCGGACTCTTCCACCCGGACGCGCCCGCCATCCTTGTGGACTACCGCAACTGGCAGCTGTCGATGCTGGCCCAGCTCGCCACCAGCCTGGAGCGCTACGACCAGGACATCAACCTGAGGCGCCTTCGACGTGACGTCCACCTGGACCCCGCACTGCGTGAGGCCTACCTCGACGACATGCAGACCTGGGTGCTCGGCGCCGGCGCCGACCTCGTCCACCACGAGGGAACAGCCAGGATCATTCGCCACCCCGACCCGGTCATCGGGCTGCAGAGCTGCCGTCTCGTGGAGGAGACGCCCCGCGCGTTGCAGGCACGCGGCCTGGCGAGGATCACGCTCGTGCTCACCGAGCTGGACACAGAAGGTGCGGCCGAGTTGATGGGCCCCAGGCATGCACCCTGCGGGGTCTAG
- a CDS encoding helix-turn-helix domain-containing protein, with the protein MIDSGFLDTADVAGSADDGMTAHGRVFHVLQTLNSMGPGLHPLRRIIDESRVTKSTVHRILRAGVAAKHLIYRAPGRYGVATDVANHRPDASVHLNLAHDSALDRETTVLQRQTAQVAMAFSAVMVDDTPGRLMVNHTYGRRSDFQAAFNHTDVDAKVALRYSPLTDDAAGLAILSHLDGAPRGHLMREIRSEGYVMTESPLPDWKMIGVPLWRGSTVYGSLVVMGLRPQMERNRREYAAAALACAARLSARCELASGAMRMSA; encoded by the coding sequence GTGATCGACTCCGGCTTTCTCGACACAGCCGACGTCGCCGGTAGCGCGGACGACGGGATGACGGCTCACGGGCGGGTTTTCCACGTCCTGCAGACCCTGAACAGCATGGGGCCGGGCCTGCACCCGCTGCGCCGGATCATCGACGAGTCGAGGGTCACGAAGTCCACCGTGCACCGCATTCTGCGCGCCGGCGTCGCGGCCAAGCACCTGATCTACCGGGCGCCTGGTCGGTACGGAGTGGCAACCGACGTCGCCAACCACCGCCCCGACGCCAGCGTCCACCTCAACCTGGCTCACGACAGCGCCCTGGACCGCGAGACCACCGTGCTGCAGCGGCAGACTGCCCAGGTCGCCATGGCGTTCAGCGCAGTGATGGTCGACGACACGCCGGGCCGGCTGATGGTGAACCACACCTACGGACGGCGCAGCGACTTCCAGGCGGCCTTCAACCACACCGATGTCGATGCCAAGGTGGCCCTGCGGTACTCGCCGTTGACGGACGACGCGGCGGGCCTGGCGATCCTCTCTCACCTGGACGGAGCCCCGCGAGGGCACCTCATGCGTGAGATCAGGTCCGAGGGCTATGTGATGACCGAGTCTCCCCTGCCGGACTGGAAGATGATCGGCGTCCCGCTGTGGCGCGGGTCGACGGTCTACGGCTCGCTCGTCGTGATGGGACTGCGCCCCCAGATGGAGAGGAACCGGCGGGAATACGCCGCGGCTGCCCTTGCCTGCGCGGCCCGTCTGAGTGCCCGCTGCGAGCTGGCCAGCGGTGCCATGCGTATGAGTGCCTGA